From Pelmatolapia mariae isolate MD_Pm_ZW linkage group LG1, Pm_UMD_F_2, whole genome shotgun sequence, one genomic window encodes:
- the LOC134624118 gene encoding pleckstrin homology domain-containing family F member 2-like, with protein MDQLFDQENWDRVQAVANSFGPAGKFLLQSGRILVGEGKLVKQSRKRRQAKAFFLFNDVLVYGSIVLNGRWHKKLKVIPLEDILLEDLEDGVRMKNQWLIRTPRKSFYVSAASYEEKRAWIEHIEECKGRVTQGGDRTLDFANTWIPDQASAVCMRCSSKFTRTHRRHHCRKCGFLVCGPCSRKRAVIAHIDSTKQLRVCKTCYLSLGVEVPELTRQRWDSGGKSDEDELECYSEEEEAEHSLEEEDPGRWMDSWSPYIYINPEHIRPQT; from the exons ATGGATCAACTGTTCGATCAGGAGAACTGGGACCGGGTCCAGGCTGTGGCCAACTCCTTTGGGCCAGCGGGGAAGTTCTTGCTTCAGTCAGGTCGGATTCTGGTCGGAGAGGGCAAGCTGGTAAAGCAGAGCCGCAAAAGGCGGCAGGCCAAAGCCTTCTTCCTCTTCAACGACGTGCTGGTGTACGGCAGCATCGTCCTGAACGGCCGCTGGCACAAAAAGCTCAAGGTCATCCCTCTAG aggACATCCTGCTGGAGGACCTGGAGGACGGCGTCAGGATGAAGAACCAGTGGCTGATCCGCACGCCCAGGAAGTCTTTCTACGTTTCCGCCGCCTCCTACGAGGAGAAGCGAGCCTGGATTGAGCACATCGAGGAGTGCAAGGGCAGAGTGACGCAGGGCGGTGACCGGACGCTGGACTTTGCCAACACCTGGATCCCAGACCAGGCCTCCGCCGTCTGCATGCGCTGCTCCAGCAAGTTCACCAGGACCCACCGCCGACACCACTGCAGAAAATGCGGCTTCCTGGTGTGCGGCCCGTGCTCCAGGAAGCGAGCGGTCATCGCACACATCGACTCCACTAAGCAGCTGAGAGTCTGTAAAACGTGTTACTTGAGTCTGGGGGTCGAGGTCCCCGAGCTGACCCGTCAGAGGTGGGACAGCGGCGGGAAGTCGGATGAAGACGAGCTGGAATGCTACAGCGAGGAAGAGGAGGCGGAGCACAGCCTGGAGGAGGAAGACCCCGGCAGGTGGATGGACTCCTGGTCCCCTTACATCTACATCAATCCAGAGCACATCAGGCCCCAAACATAG
- the LOC134632472 gene encoding plakophilin-3-like isoform X3: protein MNVGIPEGCFLSALQPNSSCTAYVVPSDGPSPDPVAKARRVREQVRMRLAERKSSSLSRLEGSTDPPEMKSYGHAHGFSSRSMINTPSRVMAVPTVPLPASGFSSHSAVDTTSRLTHKGAAVVHSGSQTSQVYSRSRRSKSLTQGEHEALPVTSSGRLENPSLTLPAPPPGTLRRSLSGILAQRKGYWQEEELPQQYTYKGPSHRTISRITNRQQHYQQQQSSSLGQEGWVGNGRGIPAGGDTWGTQWDHQQQQQQQHVSRTSGTMHRAASLRSLRSVGKGVDVFDGASIHSNDPLGEMQNLDMPTAVKYLSESDAHLQVVGAAFIQHQCYHSRDAKNQVRVLQGVPALVQLFSSDNQEVKRYATAATRNLIYESAENKVALIDAGGLTPLVSLLNEPDEELRKTITGVLWNLSSRDNLKEKLSREALPVLTQKVLIPLCRSIPLSPSERDIFNSTTGCLRNLSSVNERTRQKMREMPGLVDSLVTYIQQEEQADEKGLENSLCVMRNLSYQLYSELPPSVQLRLEGPSRASANREIETIGCFTLYSKKNVEQHQQNLPTLSQPKGSEWLWHPKVVGLYKLILQNSDYSSCSREAAIGALQNITAGDARWASVLSMVIIEKERMLPVLLDRLDTNSDTELRPLSGLLRNLTRHATDKQHMAKNMVGLLVSKLPADGLQKTPSSDVVVNLCGALNHLVTCSSSAARDVCHFNGIPKLVGIKTSHDSSSGSQKAARAASTVLCNMFQYKKLHRDYRLKGFGKRDFADGSF from the exons ATGAATGTCGGGATCCCGGAGGGCTGCTTTCTGTCCGCCCTGCAGCCCAACTCCTCCTGCACCGCTTACGTGGTCCCCTCGGACGGCCCGTCTCCGGACCCGGTGGCGAAAGCTCGAAGGGTCCGGGAGCAGGTCCGGATGCGGCTGGCTGAGAGGAAGTCGTCCTCCCTGAGCAGGCTGGAAGGATCAACAG ACCCTCCTGAGATGAAGAGCTACGGCCACGCTCACGGTTTCAGCTCCAGATCCATGATAAACACGCCGAGTCGCGTCATGGCT GTGCCCACTGTGCCTCTTCCTGCCTCGGGGTTCTCGTCTCACTCTGCTGTGGACACCACTTCCCGGCTGACCCACAAAGGTGCTGCCGTGGTCCACAGCGGCTCTCAGACCTCCCAGGTGTACAGCAGAAGCAGACGCTCTAAGTCGCTGACCCAGGGCGAGCACGAGGCACTTCCTGTCACTTCCTCCGGCCGTCTAGAGAACCCTTCGCTTACTCTCCCTGCGCCTCCACCAGGTACGCTGAGGCGCAGCCTCAGTGGGATTCTGGCCCAGAGGAAAGGGTACTGGCAGGAGGAGGAGCTTCCACAGCAGTACACCTATAAAGGCCCCTCCCACCGCACCATCAGCCGCATCACCAACAGACAGCAGCActaccagcagcagcagagctccaGCCTAGGCCAGGAGGGCTGGGTGGGGAATGGCAGGGGCATCCCCGCTGGAGGGGACACCTGGGGAACACAGTGGGACCaccagcagcaacaacagcagcagcacgtgTCCAGGACCTCCGGGACCATGCACCGTGCCGCCTCGCTCCGCAGCCTGAGGAGTGTCGGGAAAGGAGTGGACGTCTTCGATGGAGCGTCGATCCACAGCAACGACCCGCTGGGAGA gATGCAAAATCTGGACATGCCCACGGCTGTCAAGTATCTGTCCGAGTCAGACGCTCACTTGCAGGTTGTTGGAGCTGCGTTCATTCAGCATCAGTGCTACCACAGCAGGGACGCCAAAAACCAG GTCCGAGTTCTGCAAGGTGTTCCAGCTCTGGTGCAACTTTTCTCCAGCGACAACCAGGAAGTGAAGCGTTACGCTACTGCCGCCACGAGGAACCTCATCTACGAGAGCGCCGAGAACAAGGTGGCTCTCATCGACGCCGGCGGGCTGACACCTCTCGTTAGCCTCCTGAACGAACCTGACGAGGAGCTGCGAAAGACCATCACAG GCGTCCTGTGGAATCTGTCCTCCAGAGATAACCTGAAGGAGAAGCTGTCCCGGGAGGCGTTACCTGTGCTGACACAGAAAGTTCTGATTCCTCTGTGCAGGAGCATCCCGCTAAGTCCATCAGAGAGAGACATCTTTAACAGCACCACCGGCTGCCTCAG GAACCTGAGCTCCGTGAACGAGAGAACGAGGCAGAAGATGAGAGAAATGCCCGGCCTCGTGGACTCTCTGGTGACCTACATCCAGCAGGAAGAACAGGCCGACGAGAAG GGTTTGGAGAACTCCCTGTGCGTGATGAGAAATCTGTCCTATCAGCTGTACTCGGAGCTTCCCCCCTCAGTCCAGCTCCGCCTCGAGGGCCCATCGAGAGCTTCTGCCAACAGAGAGATCGAGACCATCGGCTGCTTCACTCTGTACAGCAAGAAGAACGTGGAG CAGCATCAACAGAACCTGCCCACCCTGTCTCAGCCTAAAGGGTCCGAGTGGCTGTGGCACCCGAAGGTGGTGGGGCTCTACAAGCTCATCCTGCAGAACAGCGATTACAGTTCCTGCAGCCGCGAGGCCGCCATCGGAGCCCTGCAGAACATCACCGCGGGAGATGCCAGG TGGGCGTCCGTGCTGAGCATGGTGATTATAGAGAAGGAGCGGATGCTTCCCGTCCTCCTGGACCGGCTGGACACCAACAGCGACACGGAGCTCAGGCCTCTGAGCGGCCTGCTGAGGAATCTGACCCGGCACGCCACCGACAAACAGCACATGG CTAAGAACATGGTGGGGCTTCTGGTGTCCAAGCTTCCCGCAGACGGCCTGCAGAAAACGCCATCCAGCGACGTGGTGGTCAACCTCTGCGGAGCCCTTAACCACCTGGTCACCTGCAGCTCCTCGGCAGCCCGCGACGTCTGTCACTTCAACGGCATCCCCAAACTGGTGGGCATCAAGACGTCCCACGACAGCAG CTCCGGGAGTCAAAAAGCTGCCCGAGCAGCCTCGACCGTCCTCTGCAACATGTTCCAGTACAAGAAGCTGCACAGAGACTACAGACTG aAAGGATTCGGCAAACGAGACTTCGCAGACGGCTCCTTCTAG
- the LOC134632472 gene encoding plakophilin-3-like isoform X1: MFFCSLFHCVQQLASRVRINGLCSGLVWRQLKLLFEACGVFVGRSIPAHRRSFSGDAGPPLARVGDIPDPPEMKSYGHAHGFSSRSMINTPSRVMAVPTVPLPASGFSSHSAVDTTSRLTHKGAAVVHSGSQTSQVYSRSRRSKSLTQGEHEALPVTSSGRLENPSLTLPAPPPGTLRRSLSGILAQRKGYWQEEELPQQYTYKGPSHRTISRITNRQQHYQQQQSSSLGQEGWVGNGRGIPAGGDTWGTQWDHQQQQQQQHVSRTSGTMHRAASLRSLRSVGKGVDVFDGASIHSNDPLGEMQNLDMPTAVKYLSESDAHLQVVGAAFIQHQCYHSRDAKNQVRVLQGVPALVQLFSSDNQEVKRYATAATRNLIYESAENKVALIDAGGLTPLVSLLNEPDEELRKTITGVLWNLSSRDNLKEKLSREALPVLTQKVLIPLCRSIPLSPSERDIFNSTTGCLRNLSSVNERTRQKMREMPGLVDSLVTYIQQEEQADEKGLENSLCVMRNLSYQLYSELPPSVQLRLEGPSRASANREIETIGCFTLYSKKNVEQHQQNLPTLSQPKGSEWLWHPKVVGLYKLILQNSDYSSCSREAAIGALQNITAGDARWASVLSMVIIEKERMLPVLLDRLDTNSDTELRPLSGLLRNLTRHATDKQHMAKNMVGLLVSKLPADGLQKTPSSDVVVNLCGALNHLVTCSSSAARDVCHFNGIPKLVGIKTSHDSSSGSQKAARAASTVLCNMFQYKKLHRDYRLKGFGKRDFADGSF; this comes from the exons atgtttttctgttcGCTTTTTCACTGCGTCCAGCAGCTTGCATCACGTGTTAGGATAAATGGGCTTTGCTCGGGTCTCGTGTGGCGGCAGCTGAAGCTTCTGTTTGAGGCGTGCGGTGTGTTTGTTGGACGGAGTATTCCTGCACACAGACGGTCTTTCAGTGGCGACGCTGGTCCACCTTTGGCCCGAGTTGGGGACATTCCTG ACCCTCCTGAGATGAAGAGCTACGGCCACGCTCACGGTTTCAGCTCCAGATCCATGATAAACACGCCGAGTCGCGTCATGGCT GTGCCCACTGTGCCTCTTCCTGCCTCGGGGTTCTCGTCTCACTCTGCTGTGGACACCACTTCCCGGCTGACCCACAAAGGTGCTGCCGTGGTCCACAGCGGCTCTCAGACCTCCCAGGTGTACAGCAGAAGCAGACGCTCTAAGTCGCTGACCCAGGGCGAGCACGAGGCACTTCCTGTCACTTCCTCCGGCCGTCTAGAGAACCCTTCGCTTACTCTCCCTGCGCCTCCACCAGGTACGCTGAGGCGCAGCCTCAGTGGGATTCTGGCCCAGAGGAAAGGGTACTGGCAGGAGGAGGAGCTTCCACAGCAGTACACCTATAAAGGCCCCTCCCACCGCACCATCAGCCGCATCACCAACAGACAGCAGCActaccagcagcagcagagctccaGCCTAGGCCAGGAGGGCTGGGTGGGGAATGGCAGGGGCATCCCCGCTGGAGGGGACACCTGGGGAACACAGTGGGACCaccagcagcaacaacagcagcagcacgtgTCCAGGACCTCCGGGACCATGCACCGTGCCGCCTCGCTCCGCAGCCTGAGGAGTGTCGGGAAAGGAGTGGACGTCTTCGATGGAGCGTCGATCCACAGCAACGACCCGCTGGGAGA gATGCAAAATCTGGACATGCCCACGGCTGTCAAGTATCTGTCCGAGTCAGACGCTCACTTGCAGGTTGTTGGAGCTGCGTTCATTCAGCATCAGTGCTACCACAGCAGGGACGCCAAAAACCAG GTCCGAGTTCTGCAAGGTGTTCCAGCTCTGGTGCAACTTTTCTCCAGCGACAACCAGGAAGTGAAGCGTTACGCTACTGCCGCCACGAGGAACCTCATCTACGAGAGCGCCGAGAACAAGGTGGCTCTCATCGACGCCGGCGGGCTGACACCTCTCGTTAGCCTCCTGAACGAACCTGACGAGGAGCTGCGAAAGACCATCACAG GCGTCCTGTGGAATCTGTCCTCCAGAGATAACCTGAAGGAGAAGCTGTCCCGGGAGGCGTTACCTGTGCTGACACAGAAAGTTCTGATTCCTCTGTGCAGGAGCATCCCGCTAAGTCCATCAGAGAGAGACATCTTTAACAGCACCACCGGCTGCCTCAG GAACCTGAGCTCCGTGAACGAGAGAACGAGGCAGAAGATGAGAGAAATGCCCGGCCTCGTGGACTCTCTGGTGACCTACATCCAGCAGGAAGAACAGGCCGACGAGAAG GGTTTGGAGAACTCCCTGTGCGTGATGAGAAATCTGTCCTATCAGCTGTACTCGGAGCTTCCCCCCTCAGTCCAGCTCCGCCTCGAGGGCCCATCGAGAGCTTCTGCCAACAGAGAGATCGAGACCATCGGCTGCTTCACTCTGTACAGCAAGAAGAACGTGGAG CAGCATCAACAGAACCTGCCCACCCTGTCTCAGCCTAAAGGGTCCGAGTGGCTGTGGCACCCGAAGGTGGTGGGGCTCTACAAGCTCATCCTGCAGAACAGCGATTACAGTTCCTGCAGCCGCGAGGCCGCCATCGGAGCCCTGCAGAACATCACCGCGGGAGATGCCAGG TGGGCGTCCGTGCTGAGCATGGTGATTATAGAGAAGGAGCGGATGCTTCCCGTCCTCCTGGACCGGCTGGACACCAACAGCGACACGGAGCTCAGGCCTCTGAGCGGCCTGCTGAGGAATCTGACCCGGCACGCCACCGACAAACAGCACATGG CTAAGAACATGGTGGGGCTTCTGGTGTCCAAGCTTCCCGCAGACGGCCTGCAGAAAACGCCATCCAGCGACGTGGTGGTCAACCTCTGCGGAGCCCTTAACCACCTGGTCACCTGCAGCTCCTCGGCAGCCCGCGACGTCTGTCACTTCAACGGCATCCCCAAACTGGTGGGCATCAAGACGTCCCACGACAGCAG CTCCGGGAGTCAAAAAGCTGCCCGAGCAGCCTCGACCGTCCTCTGCAACATGTTCCAGTACAAGAAGCTGCACAGAGACTACAGACTG aAAGGATTCGGCAAACGAGACTTCGCAGACGGCTCCTTCTAG
- the LOC134632472 gene encoding plakophilin-3-like isoform X2 translates to MFFCSLFHCVQQLASRVRINGLCSGLVWRQLKLLFEACGVFVGRSIPAHRRSFSGDAGPPLARVGDIPDPPEMKSYGHAHGFSSRSMINTPSRVMAVPTVPLPASGFSSHSAVDTTSRLTHKGAAVVHSGSQTSQVYSRSRRSKSLTQGEHEALPVTSSGRLENPSLTLPAPPPGTLRRSLSGILAQRKGYWQEEELPQQYTYKGPSHRTISRITNRQQHYQQQQSSSLGQEGWVGNGRGIPAGGDTWGTQWDHQQQQQQQHVSRTSGTMHRAASLRSLRSVGKGVDVFDGASIHSNDPLGEMQNLDMPTAVKYLSESDAHLQVVGAAFIQHQCYHSRDAKNQVRVLQGVPALVQLFSSDNQEVKRYATAATRNLIYESAENKVALIDAGGLTPLVSLLNEPDEELRKTITGVLWNLSSRDNLKEKLSREALPVLTQKVLIPLCRSIPLSPSERDIFNSTTGCLRNLSSVNERTRQKMREMPGLVDSLVTYIQQEEQADEKGLENSLCVMRNLSYQLYSELPPSVQLRLEGPSRASANREIETIGCFTLYSKKNVEHQQNLPTLSQPKGSEWLWHPKVVGLYKLILQNSDYSSCSREAAIGALQNITAGDARWASVLSMVIIEKERMLPVLLDRLDTNSDTELRPLSGLLRNLTRHATDKQHMAKNMVGLLVSKLPADGLQKTPSSDVVVNLCGALNHLVTCSSSAARDVCHFNGIPKLVGIKTSHDSSSGSQKAARAASTVLCNMFQYKKLHRDYRLKGFGKRDFADGSF, encoded by the exons atgtttttctgttcGCTTTTTCACTGCGTCCAGCAGCTTGCATCACGTGTTAGGATAAATGGGCTTTGCTCGGGTCTCGTGTGGCGGCAGCTGAAGCTTCTGTTTGAGGCGTGCGGTGTGTTTGTTGGACGGAGTATTCCTGCACACAGACGGTCTTTCAGTGGCGACGCTGGTCCACCTTTGGCCCGAGTTGGGGACATTCCTG ACCCTCCTGAGATGAAGAGCTACGGCCACGCTCACGGTTTCAGCTCCAGATCCATGATAAACACGCCGAGTCGCGTCATGGCT GTGCCCACTGTGCCTCTTCCTGCCTCGGGGTTCTCGTCTCACTCTGCTGTGGACACCACTTCCCGGCTGACCCACAAAGGTGCTGCCGTGGTCCACAGCGGCTCTCAGACCTCCCAGGTGTACAGCAGAAGCAGACGCTCTAAGTCGCTGACCCAGGGCGAGCACGAGGCACTTCCTGTCACTTCCTCCGGCCGTCTAGAGAACCCTTCGCTTACTCTCCCTGCGCCTCCACCAGGTACGCTGAGGCGCAGCCTCAGTGGGATTCTGGCCCAGAGGAAAGGGTACTGGCAGGAGGAGGAGCTTCCACAGCAGTACACCTATAAAGGCCCCTCCCACCGCACCATCAGCCGCATCACCAACAGACAGCAGCActaccagcagcagcagagctccaGCCTAGGCCAGGAGGGCTGGGTGGGGAATGGCAGGGGCATCCCCGCTGGAGGGGACACCTGGGGAACACAGTGGGACCaccagcagcaacaacagcagcagcacgtgTCCAGGACCTCCGGGACCATGCACCGTGCCGCCTCGCTCCGCAGCCTGAGGAGTGTCGGGAAAGGAGTGGACGTCTTCGATGGAGCGTCGATCCACAGCAACGACCCGCTGGGAGA gATGCAAAATCTGGACATGCCCACGGCTGTCAAGTATCTGTCCGAGTCAGACGCTCACTTGCAGGTTGTTGGAGCTGCGTTCATTCAGCATCAGTGCTACCACAGCAGGGACGCCAAAAACCAG GTCCGAGTTCTGCAAGGTGTTCCAGCTCTGGTGCAACTTTTCTCCAGCGACAACCAGGAAGTGAAGCGTTACGCTACTGCCGCCACGAGGAACCTCATCTACGAGAGCGCCGAGAACAAGGTGGCTCTCATCGACGCCGGCGGGCTGACACCTCTCGTTAGCCTCCTGAACGAACCTGACGAGGAGCTGCGAAAGACCATCACAG GCGTCCTGTGGAATCTGTCCTCCAGAGATAACCTGAAGGAGAAGCTGTCCCGGGAGGCGTTACCTGTGCTGACACAGAAAGTTCTGATTCCTCTGTGCAGGAGCATCCCGCTAAGTCCATCAGAGAGAGACATCTTTAACAGCACCACCGGCTGCCTCAG GAACCTGAGCTCCGTGAACGAGAGAACGAGGCAGAAGATGAGAGAAATGCCCGGCCTCGTGGACTCTCTGGTGACCTACATCCAGCAGGAAGAACAGGCCGACGAGAAG GGTTTGGAGAACTCCCTGTGCGTGATGAGAAATCTGTCCTATCAGCTGTACTCGGAGCTTCCCCCCTCAGTCCAGCTCCGCCTCGAGGGCCCATCGAGAGCTTCTGCCAACAGAGAGATCGAGACCATCGGCTGCTTCACTCTGTACAGCAAGAAGAACGTGGAG CATCAACAGAACCTGCCCACCCTGTCTCAGCCTAAAGGGTCCGAGTGGCTGTGGCACCCGAAGGTGGTGGGGCTCTACAAGCTCATCCTGCAGAACAGCGATTACAGTTCCTGCAGCCGCGAGGCCGCCATCGGAGCCCTGCAGAACATCACCGCGGGAGATGCCAGG TGGGCGTCCGTGCTGAGCATGGTGATTATAGAGAAGGAGCGGATGCTTCCCGTCCTCCTGGACCGGCTGGACACCAACAGCGACACGGAGCTCAGGCCTCTGAGCGGCCTGCTGAGGAATCTGACCCGGCACGCCACCGACAAACAGCACATGG CTAAGAACATGGTGGGGCTTCTGGTGTCCAAGCTTCCCGCAGACGGCCTGCAGAAAACGCCATCCAGCGACGTGGTGGTCAACCTCTGCGGAGCCCTTAACCACCTGGTCACCTGCAGCTCCTCGGCAGCCCGCGACGTCTGTCACTTCAACGGCATCCCCAAACTGGTGGGCATCAAGACGTCCCACGACAGCAG CTCCGGGAGTCAAAAAGCTGCCCGAGCAGCCTCGACCGTCCTCTGCAACATGTTCCAGTACAAGAAGCTGCACAGAGACTACAGACTG aAAGGATTCGGCAAACGAGACTTCGCAGACGGCTCCTTCTAG